In Zingiber officinale cultivar Zhangliang chromosome 6A, Zo_v1.1, whole genome shotgun sequence, a single genomic region encodes these proteins:
- the LOC121996772 gene encoding serine/threonine-protein kinase TOR-like isoform X1: protein MCSSPLGVYPTSLSFWGSDGQRKKKAIARFISLFMLTIANFAPHRIVITSKKRPSKLTIHGSDEEDYAFLLKGHEDLRQDEFVMQNGFASLLELVLCDRTLTESVSQHYESINNYIEQILVIPVRPCHVDYNNNLTCHLQDILNNEWRYSETPVKQLGYG, encoded by the exons ATGTGTTCTTCACCTCTAGGCGTTTATCCGACTTCTCTGTCTTTCTGGGGTTCGGAcgggcagaggaagaagaaggcgatAGCGAGGTTCATCTCCCTTTTCATGTTGACAATTGCAAATTTTGCTCCTCATCGAATTGTCATAACATCAAAGAAGAGGCCAAGTAAGTTGACCATTCACGGAAGTGATGAGGAGGACTATGCATTTTTACTAAAGGGACATGAAGATTTGCGGCAGGATGAATTTGTCATGCAG AATGGATTTGCATCATTGCTAGAGTTAGTTTTGTGTGATAGAACTTTGACTGAGTCTGTATCTCAACATTATGAATCTATAAACAACTACATAGAACAGATACTAGTTATCCCAGTCAGACCTTGCCATGTGGACTACAACAATAATCTTACATGTCATCTGCAAG ATATTTTGAATAATGAATGGAGGTATTCTGAAACTCCAGTTAAACAGCTCggatatggatga
- the LOC121996770 gene encoding protein trichome birefringence-like 28: MHLPRRKSPLGPPSDVTLAVGKQVGSYARKGNNFSIYALVLAIFLLALIIYREELRAMAESSLSTYQPQEDAPVAFPGGSISRLPPETPEIAAANVTGLEKCDLARGEWVFDDVDFPMYWEEQCQYLSQQMSCSRNGRPESMYQKWRWQPAGCSLPKFDARTMLEWLKGKRMVFIGDSMNRNQWESFVCLMQTVVPPEARDRRVDGSRIIFTIKEHGASIEFYWAPFLVESNSDDPNIHNIAERIINPDAIEKHAVHWKGADVLVFNTYIWWMNTFETRVLRPGAQNWMEHEMIVRYQAYDRVLRTLTNWLDLNVDPTKTSVFFMSMSPTHSKSSDWGNRAGIKCAGERLPITDMTGVSVDTDMNIFALAKKALASPALRVPVTFVDITAMSERRKDAHTSVFTVRQGALLTLEQQAKPAEFADCIHWCLPGLPDTWNQLLFVHLLSGRRSRY; this comes from the exons ATGCACCTCCCTCGCCGGAAATCGCCGTTGGGGCCGCCGTCGGATGTCACGCTGGCGGTGGGAAAGCAGGTCGGTTCGTACGCCAGGAAAGGAAACAACTTTTCCATCTACGCCCTCGTCCTCGCCATCTTCCTTCTCGCCCTGATTATTTATCGCGAGGAACTCAGGGCCATGGCAGAGAGTTCGCTGTCGACTTACCAACCGCAAGAAGATGCCCCTGTGGCCTTCCCCGGAGGGTCCATCTCCCGACTTCCGCCGGAGACGCCGGAAATCGCCGCCGCGAACGTGACCGGGTTGGAGAAGTGCGACCTCGCGCGCGGCGAGTGGGTTTTCGACGACGTGGATTTCCCGATGTACTGGGAGGAGCAGTGCCAGTACCTGTCGCAGCAGATGTCCTGCTCGCGGAACGGCCGCCCGGAGTCGATGTACCAGAAGTGGCGGTGGCAGCCCGCCGGGTGCTCCTTGCCCAA ATTCGACGCGAGGACGATGCTGGAGTGGCTAAAGGGAAAGAGGATGGTGTTCATCGGCGACTCCATGAATCGGAATCAGTGGGAGTCCTTTGTCTGCCTGATGCAGACCGTGGTGCCCCCGGAGGCGAGGGATCGCCGGGTCGACGGCTCCCGAATCATCTTCACAATCAAG GAACACGGCGCCTCCATCGAGTTCTACTGGGCGCCGTTCCTGGTGGAGTCGAACTCCGACGACCCCAACATCCACAACATCGCAGAGCGGATCATCAACCCCGACGCCATCGAGAAGCACGCCGTCCACTGGAAGGGGGCCGATGTCCTGGTCTTCAACACCTACATCTGGTGGATGAACACCTTCGAGACGCGAGTCTT GCGTCCGGGGGCACAGAATTGGATGGAGCACGAAATGATTGTGAGATATCAAGCGTATGACAGAGTTCTGAGGACGCTGACGAATTGGCTGGATCTTAACGTCGACCCGACGAAGACGTCCGTCTTCTTCATGAGCATGTCTCCTACCCACAGCAA GAGCTCGGACTGGGGCAACCGGGCGGGGATCAAGTGCGCCGGGGAGAGGCTTCCGATCACCGACATGACCGGCGTCTCCGTGGACACCGACATGAACATCTTTGCTTTGGCGAAGAAGGCGCTGGCCTCGCCGGCGCTCCGAGTGCCGGTCACCTTCGTCGACATCACGGCCATGTCGGAGCGGCGCAAGGACGCGCACACGTCTGTGTTCACGGTGCGGCAGGGGGCGCTGCTGACGCTGGAGCAGCAGGCGAAGCCAGCTGAGTTTGCCGACTGCATCCACTGGTGCCTCCCTGGCTTGCCGGATACCTGGAACCAACTCCTCTTCGTCCACCTCCTCTCCGGCCGCCGCAGTCGCTACTAA
- the LOC121996769 gene encoding gibberellin 2-beta-dioxygenase 1-like, translated as MASSSTATASASSSADDTDRHHGLVPSPPPPTPSNHSLSNSFPSDADASFSRLLHQLLVPPALSQPSLPRRRSLIEPYPPVVPFDHAPESGLLLSAASDFGFFHLSGHGVDGDLAASALDESESLFCSHSISVNNMASVGFHNEDFDDGDGDSIDRSGRDRVLVLDASGNGEGEVLSSLPALREFGECLQKLGFAVVEMLSSMEEGFCGNPFQKEIYKPRCLLWVTSHGKDTNTARFGPQMAKSKCYPYVVGLQYEMRWWRKPYRAIGDSGELITITPVPDSILVTLGDIAQVWSNGKFKKVRSRPQPTSVPYDGGDDSSCISLTLLLTLQLDCIISPLMPSSEECSFDDDGGDNVGDNGRRKFHGFCLEEYAWRVYNERLPVKEPLLRYRI; from the exons ATGGCTTCCTCCTCCACCGCCACTGCTTCCGCCTCCTCCTCCGCCGACGACACCGACCGCCACCACGGACTCGTCCCGTCGCCTCCTCCACCGACTCCGTCCAATCACTCTCTCTCCAACTCTTTCCCCTCGGACGCCGACGCCTCTTTCTCCCGCCTTCTCCACCAGCTTCTCGTGCCGCCGGCCCTCTCCCAACCCTCGCTCCCTCGTAGGAGGAGCCTGATCGAACCGTATCCTCCGGTCGTACCCTTCGATCATGCTCCAGAAAGTGGCCTCCTCCTCTCCGCCGCATCCGATTTCGGGTTTTTCCATCTCTCTGGTCATGGCGTCGATGGTGATCTCGCCGCCTCCGCCCTAGACGAATCAGAGTCCCTCTTCTGTTCCCACTCGATCTCCGTCAACAATATGGCATCTGTCGGCTTTCACAACGAGGATTTCGATGACGGCGATGGGGATAGCATCGACCGCAGCGGGCGAGATCGTGTTTTGGTGTTGGATGCGAGTGGAAACGGGGAGGGAGAAGTGTTATCTTCTCTTCCGGCTTTGCGAGAGTTTGGCGAATGCTTGCAGAAGTTGGGATTTGCAGTCGTAGAGATGCTGTCCTCCATGGAAGAGGGGTTTTGCGGAAACCCTTTTCAGAAGGAGATCTACAAGCCCAGGTGTTTGTTGTGGGTCACTTCGCATGGAAAGGATACAAATACTGCTAGATTTGGTCCTCAGATGGCGAAGAGCAAGTGCTATCCGTATGTTGTGGGACTTCAGTATGAAATGAGATGGTGGAGGAAACCGTACCGTGCCATTGGTGATTCAGGGGAGCTGATCACCATCACTCCCGTTCCTGATTCCATCCTTGTCACGCTTGGTGACATTGCACAG GTCTGGAGCAATGGCAAATTCAAGAAGGTGAGGAGTAGGCCTCAACCAACTTCTGTGCCGTATGATGGCGGTGACGATTCCAGTTGCATATCTTTGACATTGCTCCTGACTTTGCAACTCGACTGCATCATCTCTCCACTCATGCCATCCTCAGAGGAGTGTAGTTTTGATGATGATGGCGGGGATAATGTCGGCGACAATGGTAGAAGAAAGTTCCATGGCTTCTGCTTGGAAGAGTATGCTTGGAGAGTGTACAATGAACGCCTCCCCGTTAAAGAGCCACTGCTGAGGTACCGGATTTGA
- the LOC121996772 gene encoding serine/threonine-protein kinase TOR-like isoform X10, with protein sequence MCSSPLGVYPTSLSFWGSDGQRKKKAIARFISLFMLTIANFAPHRIVITSKKRPSKLTIHGSDEEDYAFLLKGHEDLRQDEFVMQIGSKIQTTNKYFE encoded by the exons ATGTGTTCTTCACCTCTAGGCGTTTATCCGACTTCTCTGTCTTTCTGGGGTTCGGAcgggcagaggaagaagaaggcgatAGCGAGGTTCATCTCCCTTTTCATGTTGACAATTGCAAATTTTGCTCCTCATCGAATTGTCATAACATCAAAGAAGAGGCCAAGTAAGTTGACCATTCACGGAAGTGATGAGGAGGACTATGCATTTTTACTAAAGGGACATGAAGATTTGCGGCAGGATGAATTTGTCATGCAG ATTGGATCAAAAATCCAGACTACGAACAA ATATTTTGAATAA
- the LOC121996772 gene encoding serine/threonine-protein kinase TOR-like isoform X4, which translates to MLTIANFAPHRIVITSKKRPSKLTIHGSDEEDYAFLLKGHEDLRQDEFVMQNGFASLLELVLCDRTLTESVSQHYESINNYIEQILVIPVRPCHVDYNNNLTCHLQDILNNEWRYSETPVKQLGYG; encoded by the exons ATGTTGACAATTGCAAATTTTGCTCCTCATCGAATTGTCATAACATCAAAGAAGAGGCCAAGTAAGTTGACCATTCACGGAAGTGATGAGGAGGACTATGCATTTTTACTAAAGGGACATGAAGATTTGCGGCAGGATGAATTTGTCATGCAG AATGGATTTGCATCATTGCTAGAGTTAGTTTTGTGTGATAGAACTTTGACTGAGTCTGTATCTCAACATTATGAATCTATAAACAACTACATAGAACAGATACTAGTTATCCCAGTCAGACCTTGCCATGTGGACTACAACAATAATCTTACATGTCATCTGCAAG ATATTTTGAATAATGAATGGAGGTATTCTGAAACTCCAGTTAAACAGCTCggatatggatga
- the LOC121996772 gene encoding uncharacterized protein LOC121996772 isoform X6, translated as MCSSPLGVYPTSLSFWGSDGQRKKKAIARFISLFMLTIANFAPHRIVITSKKRPSKLTIHGSDEEDYAFLLKGHEDLRQDEFVMQVRLDQKSRLRTKWICIIARVSFV; from the exons ATGTGTTCTTCACCTCTAGGCGTTTATCCGACTTCTCTGTCTTTCTGGGGTTCGGAcgggcagaggaagaagaaggcgatAGCGAGGTTCATCTCCCTTTTCATGTTGACAATTGCAAATTTTGCTCCTCATCGAATTGTCATAACATCAAAGAAGAGGCCAAGTAAGTTGACCATTCACGGAAGTGATGAGGAGGACTATGCATTTTTACTAAAGGGACATGAAGATTTGCGGCAGGATGAATTTGTCATGCAG GTTAGATTGGATCAAAAATCCAGACTACGAACAA AATGGATTTGCATCATTGCTAGAGTTAGTTTTGTGTGA
- the LOC121996772 gene encoding uncharacterized protein LOC121996772 isoform X9 produces MKICGRMNLSCRLDWIKNPDYEQNGFASLLELVLCDRTLTESVSQHYESINNYIEQILVIPVRPCHVDYNNNLTCHLQDILNNEWRYSETPVKQLGYG; encoded by the exons ATGAAGATTTGCGGCAGGATGAATTTGTCATGCAG GTTAGATTGGATCAAAAATCCAGACTACGAACAA AATGGATTTGCATCATTGCTAGAGTTAGTTTTGTGTGATAGAACTTTGACTGAGTCTGTATCTCAACATTATGAATCTATAAACAACTACATAGAACAGATACTAGTTATCCCAGTCAGACCTTGCCATGTGGACTACAACAATAATCTTACATGTCATCTGCAAG ATATTTTGAATAATGAATGGAGGTATTCTGAAACTCCAGTTAAACAGCTCggatatggatga
- the LOC121996772 gene encoding serine/threonine-protein kinase TOR-like isoform X7 encodes MCSSPLGVYPTSLSFWGSDGQRKKKAIARFISLFMLTIANFAPHRIVITSKKRPSKLTIHGSDEEDYAFLLKGHEDLRQDEFVMQVRLDQKSRLRTIKQLGYG; translated from the exons ATGTGTTCTTCACCTCTAGGCGTTTATCCGACTTCTCTGTCTTTCTGGGGTTCGGAcgggcagaggaagaagaaggcgatAGCGAGGTTCATCTCCCTTTTCATGTTGACAATTGCAAATTTTGCTCCTCATCGAATTGTCATAACATCAAAGAAGAGGCCAAGTAAGTTGACCATTCACGGAAGTGATGAGGAGGACTATGCATTTTTACTAAAGGGACATGAAGATTTGCGGCAGGATGAATTTGTCATGCAG GTTAGATTGGATCAAAAATCCAGACTACGAACAA TTAAACAGCTCggatatggatga
- the LOC121996772 gene encoding serine/threonine-protein kinase Tor-like isoform X5, whose amino-acid sequence MCSSPLGVYPTSLSFWGSDGQRKKKAIARFISLFMLTIANFAPHRIVITSKKRPSKLTIHGSDEEDYAFLLKGHEDLRQDEFVMQVRLDQKSRLRTNILNNEWRYSETPVKQLGYG is encoded by the exons ATGTGTTCTTCACCTCTAGGCGTTTATCCGACTTCTCTGTCTTTCTGGGGTTCGGAcgggcagaggaagaagaaggcgatAGCGAGGTTCATCTCCCTTTTCATGTTGACAATTGCAAATTTTGCTCCTCATCGAATTGTCATAACATCAAAGAAGAGGCCAAGTAAGTTGACCATTCACGGAAGTGATGAGGAGGACTATGCATTTTTACTAAAGGGACATGAAGATTTGCGGCAGGATGAATTTGTCATGCAG GTTAGATTGGATCAAAAATCCAGACTACGAACAA ATATTTTGAATAATGAATGGAGGTATTCTGAAACTCCAGTTAAACAGCTCggatatggatga
- the LOC121996772 gene encoding DNA-dependent protein kinase catalytic subunit-like isoform X3: MCSSPLGVYPTSLSFWGSDGQRKKKAIARFISLFMLTIANFAPHRIVITSKKRPSKLTIHGSDEEDYAFLLKGHEDLRQDEFVMQLNSSDMDDYRSSNYILCGTASKHQGCGWKVLRRRTIKKTLGFKREDG, translated from the exons ATGTGTTCTTCACCTCTAGGCGTTTATCCGACTTCTCTGTCTTTCTGGGGTTCGGAcgggcagaggaagaagaaggcgatAGCGAGGTTCATCTCCCTTTTCATGTTGACAATTGCAAATTTTGCTCCTCATCGAATTGTCATAACATCAAAGAAGAGGCCAAGTAAGTTGACCATTCACGGAAGTGATGAGGAGGACTATGCATTTTTACTAAAGGGACATGAAGATTTGCGGCAGGATGAATTTGTCATGCAG TTAAACAGCTCggatatggatgattataggagcaGCAACTACATATTATGTGGCACTGCATCCAAACATCAAGGGTGTGGCTGGAAAGTACTTCGACGAAGAACTATTAAGAAGACTTTGGGATTTAAACGAGAAGATGGTTAA
- the LOC121996772 gene encoding serine/threonine-protein kinase TOR-like isoform X2, protein MCSSPLGVYPTSLSFWGSDGQRKKKAIARFISLFMLTIANFAPHRIVITSKKRPSKLTIHGSDEEDYAFLLKGHEDLRQDEFVMQNGFASLLELVLCDRTLTESVSQHYESINNYIEQILVIPVRPCHVDYNNNLTCHLQVKQLGYG, encoded by the exons ATGTGTTCTTCACCTCTAGGCGTTTATCCGACTTCTCTGTCTTTCTGGGGTTCGGAcgggcagaggaagaagaaggcgatAGCGAGGTTCATCTCCCTTTTCATGTTGACAATTGCAAATTTTGCTCCTCATCGAATTGTCATAACATCAAAGAAGAGGCCAAGTAAGTTGACCATTCACGGAAGTGATGAGGAGGACTATGCATTTTTACTAAAGGGACATGAAGATTTGCGGCAGGATGAATTTGTCATGCAG AATGGATTTGCATCATTGCTAGAGTTAGTTTTGTGTGATAGAACTTTGACTGAGTCTGTATCTCAACATTATGAATCTATAAACAACTACATAGAACAGATACTAGTTATCCCAGTCAGACCTTGCCATGTGGACTACAACAATAATCTTACATGTCATCTGCAAG TTAAACAGCTCggatatggatga
- the LOC121996772 gene encoding uncharacterized protein LOC121996772 isoform X11, with translation MYCFDVMTIRCDWIKNPDYEQNGFASLLELVLCDRTLTESVSQHYESINNYIEQILVIPVRPCHVDYNNNLTCHLQDILNNEWRYSETPVKQLGYG, from the exons ATGTACTGCTTTGATGTTATGACAATTCGATGCG ATTGGATCAAAAATCCAGACTACGAACAA AATGGATTTGCATCATTGCTAGAGTTAGTTTTGTGTGATAGAACTTTGACTGAGTCTGTATCTCAACATTATGAATCTATAAACAACTACATAGAACAGATACTAGTTATCCCAGTCAGACCTTGCCATGTGGACTACAACAATAATCTTACATGTCATCTGCAAG ATATTTTGAATAATGAATGGAGGTATTCTGAAACTCCAGTTAAACAGCTCggatatggatga
- the LOC121996772 gene encoding uncharacterized protein LOC121996772 isoform X12: MRLDWIKNPDYEQNGFASLLELVLCDRTLTESVSQHYESINNYIEQILVIPVRPCHVDYNNNLTCHLQDILNNEWRYSETPVKQLGYG, encoded by the exons ATGCG GTTAGATTGGATCAAAAATCCAGACTACGAACAA AATGGATTTGCATCATTGCTAGAGTTAGTTTTGTGTGATAGAACTTTGACTGAGTCTGTATCTCAACATTATGAATCTATAAACAACTACATAGAACAGATACTAGTTATCCCAGTCAGACCTTGCCATGTGGACTACAACAATAATCTTACATGTCATCTGCAAG ATATTTTGAATAATGAATGGAGGTATTCTGAAACTCCAGTTAAACAGCTCggatatggatga
- the LOC121996772 gene encoding serine/threonine-protein kinase TOR-like isoform X8, producing MCSSPLGVYPTSLSFWGSDGQRKKKAIARFISLFMLTIANFAPHRIVITSKKRPSKLTIHGSDEEDYAFLLKGHEDLRQDEFVMQIGSKIQTTNKMDLHHC from the exons ATGTGTTCTTCACCTCTAGGCGTTTATCCGACTTCTCTGTCTTTCTGGGGTTCGGAcgggcagaggaagaagaaggcgatAGCGAGGTTCATCTCCCTTTTCATGTTGACAATTGCAAATTTTGCTCCTCATCGAATTGTCATAACATCAAAGAAGAGGCCAAGTAAGTTGACCATTCACGGAAGTGATGAGGAGGACTATGCATTTTTACTAAAGGGACATGAAGATTTGCGGCAGGATGAATTTGTCATGCAG ATTGGATCAAAAATCCAGACTACGAACAA AATGGATTTGCATCATTGCTAG